A stretch of the Ornithodoros turicata isolate Travis chromosome 4, ASM3712646v1, whole genome shotgun sequence genome encodes the following:
- the LOC135393270 gene encoding TNF receptor-associated factor 2-like, whose translation MSSKSYLLGHFEALDWRPLQFVDLPSTISCDLCAVIPEKIFRLECYHSLCEGCYQSVLRSNRGCPLDKRELLQSEVIILPIRTTYLQKLEAHCFNFNHGCSFVGSLERLKSHFLKDCEFHALCCKKCCATVLRKDVVNHYMEGQCGEENRPREDVDIDSSVVEIGKEINASLVNLDEKLCAIEHHLNRHTVEIDTTKEFVVNYAQVLRTIQEEHRLSTKGVSNMASSLHSVTEALSSVEGQNNNQVVSAAEIKNTVTFNLERLTTLVELQKEVAQNVVRSVEGWKQCSEKLEAMSKRTQNHLSSPDDKVSSARNMPRFPQAPIGYGGNVAFFHVQDVDKLEKEAKEVSLVNTSSDVFVLRGYSVTLSVGFKQYDSVIHIGVFLHICRGPKDSLLKWPFFLPYTLILVHPTDQTKNIDKHIDVPKGFQEHPESFNRPVASYNLGYGWPKFCKLEDARNGSFVHENAITVAVTLMEGC comes from the coding sequence ATGTCTTCCAAAAGCTACCTCCTGGGCCACTTTGAAGCCCTTGACTGGCGTCCCTTGCAGTTTGTGGATCTCCCGTCGACGATATCGTGTGACTTATGCGCCGTCATTCCGGAGAAGATCTTCAGGCTCGAATGTTACCATTCCCTTTGTGAGGGATGTTACCAGAGCGTTCTTCGAAGCAACCGAGGTTGTCCGCTCGACAAGCGAGAGTTACTCCAAAGCGAAGTCATTATTTTACCAATTAGGACGACGTATCTGCAGAAACTAGAGGCTCACTGTTTCAACTTCAACCATGGATGTAGTTtcgttgggtcgctggaacgaTTGAAATCTCACTTCTTGAAGGACTGTGAGTTTCACGCGTTATGTTGTAAGAAGTGTTGTGCCACGGTGCTCCGTAAAGACGTCGTGAACCATTACATGGAAGGACAGTGCGGGGAAGAAAATAGACCGAGGGAAGATGTTGATATTGACAGCAGTGTCGTTGAGATTGGCAAAGAGATCAACGCCTCACTAGTAAATCTGGACGAAAAGCTATGCGCTATTGAACACCACCTAAACAGACATACTGTGGAGATCGACACTACGAAAGAGTTTGTTGTGAATTATGCGCAGGTACTCCGCACGATTCAAGAGGAACATAGGCTCTCCACAAAGGGTGTATCAAACATGGCCAGTAGCCTGCACAGTGTTACGGAAGCGTTGTCTTCGGTTGAAGGGCAAAATAACAACCAAGTTGTAAGTGCCGCCGAAATCAAGAACACCGTCACTTTCAACCTGGAGAGGCTAACTACTCTTGTGGAATTGCAAAAAGAAGTGGCTCAGAACGTAGTCAGATCGGTTGAAGGGTGGAAACAATGCTCCGAAAAACTTGAAGCGATGTCGAAACGCACACAAAATCATTTGTCGTCGCCCGACGACAAAGTGAGTAGCGCGAGAAATATGCCCAGATTTCCACAGGCTCCCATAGGATACGGAGGCAATGTTGCTTTTTTCCATGTTCAAGACGTCGACAAGCTTGAGAAGGAGGCAAAGGAGGTATCGCTCGTCAACACTTCTTCTGACGTTTTCGTCTTGCGTGGCTATTCTGTAACGTTAAGTGTTGGGTTCAAACAATATGATAGCGTCATACACATAGGTGTCTTCCTGCATATTTGTCGTGGCCCCAAAGACTCCCTCTTGAAATGGCCCTTCTTCTTGCCTTATACTCTTATTTTGGTTCATCCAACTGATCAGACAAAGAATATCGACAAGCATATCGATGTCCCAAAGGGGTTTCAGGAACACCCCGAGAGTTTCAATAGGCCAGTCGCAAGTTACAATCTCGGCTACGGCTGGCCTAAGTTTTGCAAACTGGAAGATGCACGAAATGGTAGCTTCGTTCACGAGAACGCAATCACTGTTGCCGTTACCCTTATGGAAGGATGTTGA